Proteins encoded by one window of Streptomyces uncialis:
- a CDS encoding protein kinase domain-containing protein: protein MAQTQRAQGPSDPEAGGGGMSDAPELWGNGGLVGDGRYRLTHRLGRGGMAEVFAAEDVRLGRTVAVKLLRSDLAEDPVSKARFTREAQSVAGLNHHAVVAVYDSGEDQVGRQVVPYIVMEIVEGRTIRDLLINAEAPGPEQALIIVSGVLEALAYSHEHGIVHRDIKPANVIITHNGAVKVMDFGIARALHGAQSTMTQTGMVMGTPQYLSPEQALGKAVDHRSDLYATGCLLYELLALRPPFTGETPLSVVYQHVQDIPVPPSEVSDGVPPELDGLVMRALAKDPDDRFQTAEEMRGLIQYGIQMLYEQGSHTGTWNTGPVDTHEGGHTPAMGMGMGMGVAGTTALPHPDSGTSQIPQQMPQGAGGGYGGYDDHGSGGPGRGRNKMWLLAALAVVAIAVGIAVAVSQLSGKTKEPDTNKPPSVTKSDKPSPSAKESKESTPSQDTGPGTGGDDDGGDDDTWTPPKQQQPGSGRSSYSQQPGGGQPTTGTSPTPSGDDTTGEPTGAPTTGGETDGGDTGESPGTGESPGTGESPGGSEGGSAGSEGGAAGSEGGAAGSGNGGAGDPGGDGGTTP, encoded by the coding sequence ATGGCACAGACGCAGCGCGCCCAGGGCCCGTCCGACCCCGAGGCCGGTGGTGGCGGTATGTCTGACGCGCCGGAGCTGTGGGGCAACGGCGGACTGGTCGGGGACGGCCGCTACCGGCTGACGCACCGGCTCGGCCGGGGCGGGATGGCCGAGGTGTTCGCCGCCGAGGACGTCCGGCTCGGCCGGACCGTCGCCGTGAAGCTGCTGCGCTCGGACCTCGCCGAGGACCCGGTGTCCAAGGCCCGCTTCACCCGTGAGGCACAGTCGGTCGCCGGGCTCAACCACCACGCCGTCGTGGCCGTGTACGACTCCGGCGAGGACCAGGTGGGCCGCCAGGTGGTCCCCTACATCGTCATGGAGATCGTCGAGGGCCGCACGATCCGCGATCTGCTGATCAACGCCGAGGCCCCCGGGCCGGAACAGGCGCTGATCATCGTCTCCGGGGTGCTGGAGGCGCTCGCCTACTCCCACGAGCACGGCATCGTGCACCGGGACATCAAGCCCGCGAACGTCATCATCACGCACAACGGCGCCGTGAAGGTCATGGACTTCGGCATCGCGCGCGCCCTGCACGGCGCGCAGTCGACCATGACCCAGACCGGCATGGTCATGGGTACCCCGCAGTACCTCTCCCCGGAGCAGGCGCTCGGCAAGGCCGTCGACCACCGCTCCGACCTGTACGCCACGGGCTGTCTGCTCTACGAACTCCTCGCCCTGCGTCCGCCCTTCACCGGCGAGACCCCGCTGTCGGTGGTCTACCAGCACGTCCAGGACATCCCGGTCCCGCCCTCCGAGGTCTCCGACGGGGTGCCGCCGGAGCTGGACGGCCTGGTCATGCGGGCGCTGGCGAAGGACCCCGACGACCGCTTCCAGACCGCCGAGGAGATGCGCGGCCTGATCCAGTACGGCATCCAGATGCTGTACGAGCAGGGCAGCCACACCGGTACCTGGAACACCGGGCCGGTCGACACCCACGAGGGCGGTCACACCCCCGCGATGGGGATGGGCATGGGGATGGGCGTCGCGGGGACCACCGCGCTGCCGCACCCCGACTCGGGCACCTCGCAGATCCCCCAGCAGATGCCGCAGGGCGCGGGCGGCGGCTACGGCGGGTACGACGACCACGGCTCCGGCGGTCCGGGCCGCGGCCGCAACAAGATGTGGCTGCTGGCCGCCCTCGCGGTCGTCGCCATCGCCGTGGGTATCGCGGTGGCCGTCAGCCAGCTGTCGGGCAAGACCAAGGAACCGGACACCAACAAGCCGCCCTCGGTGACCAAGTCGGACAAGCCGAGCCCCTCCGCCAAGGAGTCCAAGGAGTCGACGCCCAGCCAGGACACCGGTCCGGGCACCGGCGGCGACGACGACGGCGGCGACGACGACACCTGGACCCCGCCGAAGCAGCAGCAGCCCGGCAGCGGCCGTTCGTCCTACTCCCAGCAGCCGGGCGGCGGTCAGCCGACGACCGGTACGTCGCCCACCCCGAGCGGGGACGACACCACCGGGGAACCGACCGGCGCGCCCACCACCGGCGGCGAGACGGACGGCGGCGACACCGGGGAGTCCCCCGGCACCGGCGAGTCCCCCGGCACGGGGGAGTCCCCGGGTGGCAGCGAGGGCGGCTCGGCCGGAAGCGAGGGCGGCGCCGCGGGCAGTGAGGGCGGCGCGGCCGGCAGCGGCAACGGCGGTGCGGGCGACCCGGGCGGCGACGGCGGCACCACCCCCTGA
- a CDS encoding Stk1 family PASTA domain-containing Ser/Thr kinase has protein sequence MSQDGAHGRYAGRSVGGGRYQLRDLLGEGGMASVHLAYDSVLDRQVAVKTLHTELGREPAFRERFRREAQSVAKLTHTNIVSVFDTGEDELNGSTTPYIVMEYVEGRPLGSVLESDMAQFGAMPTDKALKITADVLAALEISHEMGLVHRDIKPGNVMMTRRGVVKVMDFGIARAMQSGVTSMTQTGMVVGTPQYLSPEQALGRGVDARSDLYSVGIMLFQLVTGRLPFEADSALAIAYAHVQEEAASASSINRAVPPAVDALITRALRKNPNERFPSAESMRDECLRVAQSLQQVAPSIVPGARTASGSGVGSAVFPPVDRTAAPPPGPVHTPYQPGPYGPSTPAPGPNHAPTPGYGYPQQQGYGTPAPPVGYGVPQQAPTPPPAYAMAPHQQQGPGGGRRSRGRGAGVAVAIAVAIAIVGGAAYTFTNNNNDPGDDEAGGNASPSVSASADTGGEYRGPDTTKVIEETECTEPETSYSDENMVEMPDFTLKHIGSVKECLQAAGWQFDTTDVAENTYGDGAVMKQFPRAGTDFDPEDPPTIQLDVSTGKPQ, from the coding sequence ATGAGCCAGGACGGCGCGCACGGTCGCTACGCAGGGCGTTCGGTCGGTGGCGGACGCTACCAGCTACGGGATCTGCTCGGCGAGGGCGGCATGGCCTCGGTGCACCTCGCGTACGACTCCGTCCTGGACCGCCAGGTAGCGGTCAAGACGCTGCACACCGAACTGGGCCGGGAGCCCGCGTTCCGTGAGCGGTTCCGCCGCGAGGCGCAGTCCGTGGCGAAGCTCACGCACACCAATATCGTCTCGGTCTTCGACACCGGCGAGGACGAGCTGAACGGCTCCACCACGCCGTACATCGTCATGGAGTACGTCGAGGGCCGGCCGCTCGGTTCGGTACTGGAATCGGACATGGCGCAGTTCGGCGCGATGCCCACCGACAAGGCGCTGAAGATCACCGCGGATGTGCTGGCGGCGCTGGAGATCAGCCACGAGATGGGCCTGGTCCACCGGGACATCAAGCCGGGCAACGTCATGATGACCCGGCGCGGTGTCGTCAAGGTCATGGACTTCGGCATCGCGCGCGCCATGCAGTCCGGGGTCACGTCGATGACGCAGACCGGCATGGTGGTCGGCACCCCGCAGTACCTCTCCCCCGAACAGGCCCTCGGCCGGGGCGTCGACGCCCGTTCGGACCTCTACTCCGTCGGCATCATGCTGTTCCAACTCGTCACCGGACGGCTGCCGTTCGAGGCGGACTCCGCACTGGCCATCGCGTACGCGCATGTCCAGGAGGAGGCGGCCTCGGCGTCCTCGATCAACCGGGCGGTGCCCCCGGCGGTCGACGCGCTGATCACCCGGGCGCTGCGGAAGAACCCCAACGAGCGGTTCCCCAGCGCGGAGTCCATGCGGGACGAGTGCCTGCGGGTCGCCCAGTCGCTCCAGCAGGTCGCGCCGAGCATCGTGCCCGGCGCCCGGACGGCGAGCGGGTCGGGTGTCGGCTCGGCCGTCTTCCCGCCCGTCGACCGGACCGCGGCGCCGCCGCCGGGTCCCGTCCACACGCCGTACCAGCCGGGCCCCTACGGCCCCTCGACACCCGCGCCCGGCCCGAACCACGCCCCCACCCCCGGTTACGGCTATCCGCAGCAGCAGGGGTACGGGACCCCGGCCCCGCCCGTCGGGTACGGCGTCCCGCAGCAGGCGCCGACCCCGCCGCCCGCGTACGCCATGGCACCCCACCAGCAGCAGGGGCCGGGCGGTGGCCGCCGGTCGCGGGGCCGCGGGGCGGGGGTCGCCGTCGCGATCGCCGTCGCGATCGCCATCGTCGGCGGCGCGGCCTACACCTTCACGAACAACAACAACGACCCCGGCGACGACGAGGCCGGGGGCAACGCTTCGCCGTCGGTGTCCGCCAGTGCGGACACCGGTGGCGAGTACCGGGGTCCGGACACCACGAAGGTCATCGAAGAGACCGAGTGCACGGAGCCCGAGACCTCGTACAGCGACGAGAACATGGTCGAGATGCCCGACTTCACGCTGAAGCACATCGGCTCGGTGAAGGAGTGCCTCCAGGCGGCGGGCTGGCAGTTCGACACGACGGACGTCGCCGAGAACACCTACGGGGACGGCGCGGTGATGAAGCAGTTCCCCCGGGCGGGCACCGACTTCGACCCCGAGGACCCCCCCACCATCCAACTGGACGTCTCCACCGGCAAACCCCAGTAG
- a CDS encoding bacterial proteasome activator family protein produces MEMPRNERSPDSPQVLVVGQDGMALGGGGDEDFREVPVTEMVEQPAKVMRIGSMIKQLLEEVRAAPLDEASRQRLKEIHSSSVKELEDGLAPELVDELERLSLPFTDEATPSDAELRIAQAQLVGWLEGLFHGIQTTLFAQQMAARAQLEQMRRALPPGVGGDDEQVHPGGRTGGPYL; encoded by the coding sequence ATGGAGATGCCGAGGAACGAACGGTCGCCCGACAGCCCCCAGGTCCTGGTCGTGGGCCAGGACGGAATGGCACTGGGCGGCGGAGGAGACGAGGACTTCCGCGAGGTGCCGGTGACGGAGATGGTGGAGCAGCCCGCCAAGGTCATGCGCATCGGCAGCATGATCAAGCAGCTTCTGGAGGAGGTGCGGGCGGCACCTCTCGACGAGGCGAGCCGTCAGCGCCTCAAGGAGATCCACTCCAGCTCGGTCAAGGAGCTGGAGGACGGTCTCGCGCCGGAGCTGGTGGACGAGCTGGAGCGGCTGTCGCTGCCGTTCACGGACGAGGCGACACCGAGCGACGCGGAGCTGCGGATCGCGCAGGCGCAGCTCGTGGGGTGGCTGGAGGGGCTTTTCCACGGCATCCAGACCACGTTGTTCGCGCAGCAGATGGCAGCGCGGGCGCAGCTGGAGCAGATGCGGCGGGCGCTTCCGCCGGGTGTCGGGGGCGACGATGAGCAGGTTCACCCGGGTGGCCGTACGGGTGGCCCGTACCTCTGA
- a CDS encoding PadR family transcriptional regulator, producing MSIRHGLLALLDRGPRYGSRLRSEFEARTGTTWPLNVGQVYTTLGRLERDGLVVQSGTDDAGRTLYALTDEGRAELADWFGRPVDRVSPARDELAIKLAMAMETSVVDVGAVIDAQRRHVARALRDHNERWFAVLASRPTRPDEVARLLLLEQQVFRAEAEARWLDHCESRLRGTAGRGGPAGRGVDHE from the coding sequence ATGTCGATACGCCACGGCCTGCTCGCCCTCCTCGACCGGGGACCGCGCTACGGCTCGCGTCTGCGCTCGGAGTTCGAGGCGCGGACGGGCACGACCTGGCCGCTGAACGTAGGGCAGGTGTACACGACCCTCGGCAGGCTGGAACGGGACGGGCTGGTCGTCCAGAGCGGTACGGACGACGCGGGCCGCACCCTGTACGCGCTGACCGACGAGGGCCGCGCGGAGCTGGCGGACTGGTTCGGACGGCCGGTGGACCGGGTGAGCCCGGCCCGGGACGAGCTGGCCATCAAACTGGCGATGGCCATGGAGACCTCCGTGGTCGACGTGGGGGCGGTGATCGACGCCCAGCGGCGTCATGTGGCGCGGGCGCTGCGCGATCACAACGAGCGGTGGTTCGCGGTCCTCGCGTCGCGGCCCACCCGTCCCGACGAGGTGGCACGGCTGCTGCTCCTGGAACAGCAGGTGTTCCGCGCCGAGGCGGAGGCCCGCTGGCTGGACCACTGCGAGTCCCGGCTGCGGGGGACGGCCGGCCGGGGCGGACCCGCCGGCCGGGGGGTGGATCATGAATGA
- a CDS encoding NAD(P)H-quinone oxidoreductase, translated as MRAITIAEAGGPEVLNWDEVPDPVPGEGEVLVEVVASAVNRADLLQRQGRYDPPPGASPYPGLECSGRIAALGPGVVGWSVGDEVCALLSGGGYAEQVAVPVGQLLPRPEGVSLVEAAALPEVACTVWSNLFMCAGLRPAETVLIHGGASGIGTMAIQLAKAVGATVAVTAGSRERLERCAELGADILVDHREQDFVEEVRRATGGAGADVILDIIGASYLDRNVRALAMNGRLVVIGLQGGAKAELNIGALLVKRGTVSATSLRGRPADEKAAIVAAVREHVWPLVAAGRVRVVVDRAVPMWDAGVGHSVLEEGGHVGKVLLTV; from the coding sequence ATGCGTGCGATCACCATTGCCGAGGCGGGCGGACCCGAGGTACTGAACTGGGACGAGGTGCCCGATCCCGTACCGGGGGAGGGCGAGGTCCTGGTCGAGGTGGTCGCCTCCGCCGTCAACCGCGCCGATCTGCTCCAGCGTCAGGGCCGCTACGATCCGCCGCCCGGCGCGTCCCCCTATCCCGGGCTTGAGTGTTCGGGCCGGATCGCCGCGCTCGGCCCCGGGGTCGTGGGCTGGTCCGTCGGTGACGAGGTGTGCGCGCTGCTCTCGGGCGGCGGCTACGCGGAGCAGGTCGCGGTGCCCGTCGGGCAGTTGCTGCCCCGGCCCGAGGGGGTCTCCCTGGTGGAGGCCGCCGCGCTGCCCGAGGTGGCGTGCACGGTGTGGTCCAACCTGTTCATGTGCGCGGGGCTGCGGCCCGCGGAGACCGTGCTGATCCATGGCGGGGCCAGCGGGATCGGCACGATGGCGATCCAGCTGGCCAAGGCGGTGGGTGCGACGGTCGCCGTCACCGCGGGCAGCCGGGAGCGGCTGGAGCGCTGTGCCGAGCTGGGCGCGGACATCCTGGTCGACCACCGTGAACAGGACTTCGTGGAGGAGGTCCGCAGGGCGACGGGCGGCGCGGGCGCGGACGTGATCCTCGACATCATCGGGGCGTCGTACCTCGACCGGAACGTACGGGCGCTGGCCATGAACGGGCGGCTGGTCGTCATCGGATTGCAGGGCGGGGCCAAGGCGGAGCTGAACATCGGGGCGCTGCTGGTGAAGCGGGGCACGGTGTCGGCGACCTCCCTGCGGGGGCGGCCCGCGGACGAGAAGGCGGCGATCGTGGCGGCCGTGCGGGAGCATGTGTGGCCGTTGGTCGCGGCGGGGCGGGTGCGGGTGGTCGTCGACCGCGCGGTGCCGATGTGGGACGCGGGGGTGGGGCATTCGGTGCTGGAGGAGGGCGGACATGTGGGGAAGGTGCTGTTGACGGTGTGA
- a CDS encoding potassium channel family protein has product MFHVKLPGHDAIARQADEHLVTGRVKLPKRVVERPLWQVAKRLLMALLVLVGTAFIVYFDREGYGDNSDDSVDLLDAFYYATVTLSTTGYGDITPVSDGARLINILVVTPLRVVFLIILVGTTLEVLTERTREEWRLNRWRSNLRDHTVVVGFGTKGRSAIQTVCATGLKKDQVVIVDPSGKVIEAATAEGFVGVIGDATRSDVLLRAEVQKARQIIIATQRDDTAVLVALTARQLNRAAKIVAAVREEENAPLLRQSGADSVITSASAAGRLLGLSVLSPSAGMVMEDLIQQGTGLDIVERPVIKAEVGLGARETGDLVVSVVRGHRVLGYDDPAIGKLQSTDRLITIVRASPRSASAPDTRQLPRE; this is encoded by the coding sequence GTGTTCCACGTGAAACTTCCGGGCCATGACGCGATCGCCCGTCAGGCCGACGAACATCTGGTCACCGGGCGGGTCAAGCTGCCCAAACGCGTCGTCGAGCGTCCGCTGTGGCAGGTCGCCAAGCGGCTGCTGATGGCGCTGCTCGTCCTCGTCGGTACGGCGTTCATCGTGTACTTCGACCGTGAGGGCTACGGAGACAACTCCGACGACTCCGTCGACCTGCTCGACGCGTTCTACTACGCCACCGTCACGCTCTCCACCACGGGCTACGGTGACATCACGCCCGTGAGCGATGGCGCACGGCTCATCAACATCCTTGTCGTCACCCCACTGCGTGTGGTGTTCCTGATCATCCTGGTCGGTACGACCCTGGAAGTGCTCACCGAGCGCACCAGGGAGGAATGGCGCCTGAACCGCTGGAGGTCCAACTTGCGTGATCACACCGTCGTCGTGGGCTTCGGCACCAAGGGGCGTTCCGCGATCCAGACGGTCTGCGCGACCGGGCTGAAGAAGGACCAGGTCGTGATCGTCGACCCCAGCGGCAAGGTCATCGAGGCGGCGACCGCCGAGGGGTTCGTCGGGGTGATCGGCGACGCCACCCGCAGCGATGTGCTGCTGCGGGCCGAGGTCCAGAAGGCACGGCAGATCATCATCGCCACCCAGCGCGACGACACGGCCGTCCTGGTGGCACTCACCGCGCGCCAGCTCAACCGGGCGGCGAAGATCGTCGCCGCGGTTCGTGAGGAGGAGAACGCGCCGCTGCTGCGGCAGTCCGGCGCCGACTCCGTGATCACCAGTGCCAGCGCGGCCGGAAGGCTGCTCGGGCTCTCCGTGCTCAGCCCCAGCGCGGGCATGGTGATGGAGGATCTGATCCAGCAGGGCACGGGCCTCGACATCGTGGAACGACCGGTCATAAAGGCCGAGGTGGGCTTGGGCGCCCGGGAGACCGGGGATCTGGTGGTGAGCGTGGTGCGGGGGCACCGGGTGCTCGGCTACGACGATCCCGCGATCGGGAAACTCCAGTCGACGGACCGTCTGATCACCATCGTCCGCGCCTCGCCGCGCAGCGCTTCGGCCCCTGACACGCGACAACTCCCCCGGGAATGA
- a CDS encoding DUF6457 domain-containing protein: MTANDGAYDAVVLAGGAARRLDGADKPGIRVGGRTLLDRVLTACADAASTVVVAAPRPTARPVRWAREDPPGGGPLAALDAGLRHVTAPVTVVLSADLPFLDRRSVRGLPAALNAVPDADAVLLTDAHGRDQPLVAAYRTRPLRDALAARIREHGGPAGLPLRPLIAALRVVRLPDPLASFDCDTWQDIATARARIREHGHVLDEWMTAVKDELGIDLDVDTALLLDLARDAAHGVARPAAPLTTFLVGYAAARAGGDPEAVASAARRATDLATRWATEQPDPAQPPGPRAPTDPAEPPEPEAPTDPTATPGPGAPTDPTARTRPTDPAPDPDPAPNPAPASGTDSAAPRPDAP; encoded by the coding sequence ATGACCGCGAATGACGGCGCGTACGACGCCGTGGTCCTCGCCGGAGGTGCCGCCCGGCGCCTCGACGGGGCGGACAAGCCGGGGATACGGGTGGGTGGCCGCACGCTGCTCGACCGTGTCCTCACGGCCTGCGCCGACGCCGCGTCGACCGTCGTCGTCGCCGCGCCACGGCCCACCGCCCGACCCGTGCGGTGGGCCCGGGAGGACCCGCCCGGCGGCGGCCCCCTCGCCGCCCTCGACGCCGGACTGCGGCACGTCACCGCCCCCGTGACCGTCGTCCTCTCGGCCGACCTGCCGTTCCTCGACCGCCGGTCGGTACGCGGTCTGCCCGCCGCACTGAACGCCGTCCCCGACGCCGACGCCGTCCTGCTCACCGACGCGCACGGCCGTGACCAGCCACTGGTCGCCGCCTACCGCACCCGCCCGCTGCGCGACGCGCTCGCCGCGCGGATCAGGGAGCACGGCGGCCCGGCCGGTCTGCCGCTGCGCCCCCTGATCGCGGCCCTCCGCGTGGTCCGGCTCCCCGACCCCCTCGCCTCCTTCGACTGCGACACCTGGCAGGACATCGCGACGGCCCGCGCCCGGATCAGGGAGCATGGGCATGTGCTGGACGAATGGATGACCGCGGTCAAGGACGAGCTGGGCATCGACCTCGACGTCGACACCGCGCTGCTGCTGGACCTCGCCCGGGACGCCGCGCACGGGGTCGCCCGCCCCGCCGCGCCCCTGACGACGTTCCTCGTGGGCTACGCGGCGGCCCGCGCGGGCGGTGACCCCGAGGCGGTGGCCTCGGCGGCCCGCCGCGCGACGGACCTGGCCACCCGCTGGGCCACGGAACAACCGGACCCGGCCCAACCCCCGGGACCCCGGGCACCCACGGACCCGGCCGAACCCCCGGAGCCCGAAGCGCCGACGGACCCGACCGCAACCCCGGGGCCCGGAGCGCCGACGGACCCGACGGCACGGACGCGGCCGACGGACCCCGCCCCGGACCCGGACCCCGCCCCGAACCCCGCTCCCGCTTCCGGCACCGACTCCGCCGCGCCCCGGCCCGATGCTCCATGA
- a CDS encoding dihydrolipoamide acetyltransferase family protein, giving the protein MAQVLEFKLPDLGEGLTEAEIVHWLVEVGDVVAVDQPVVEVETAKAMVEVPCPYGGVVTARFGEEGTELPVGAPLITVAVGALSPDEVPDALETATPAPSGTADPAAAHDAAANDAAPSGSAANGSATNGSATNGAAREADGASGNVLVGYGTAAAPARRRRVGPTRPTATVPRTAPATGTPGTPGPAPVGIPVSVTAGRDTPAAPGTAPARGDGPVPVISPLVRRLAREHGIDLAELAGSGPDGLILRADVEYAAHAARTRPRAVPGQDHATTPAPRPSAESSPADRSVPAGGVVRTPLKGVRGAVADKLARSRREIPEATVWVDADATELMRARTAMNAGTGPRVSLLALLARICAAGLKRYPELNSTVDTAAREIVRFDALHLGFAAQTPRGLVVPVVKDAHTRDAESLSAEFARLTDAAREGRLTPAELTGGTFTLNNYGVFGVDGSTPIINHPEAAMLGVGRIIPRPWVHEGELAVRQVVELTLTFDHRVCDGGVAGGFLRYVADCVEQPAVLLRTL; this is encoded by the coding sequence ATGGCACAGGTGCTGGAATTCAAGCTGCCCGATCTCGGGGAGGGACTCACCGAGGCGGAGATCGTCCACTGGCTGGTGGAGGTCGGCGACGTCGTCGCCGTCGACCAGCCGGTGGTCGAGGTGGAGACGGCGAAGGCGATGGTCGAGGTGCCCTGCCCGTACGGCGGGGTGGTCACCGCCCGCTTCGGCGAGGAGGGCACGGAACTGCCCGTGGGCGCGCCGCTGATCACCGTGGCGGTCGGCGCGCTGAGCCCCGACGAGGTGCCGGACGCCTTGGAGACGGCCACCCCGGCCCCGTCCGGCACGGCGGACCCCGCCGCCGCGCACGACGCCGCCGCGAACGACGCCGCCCCGAGCGGATCTGCCGCGAACGGCTCCGCCACGAACGGCTCCGCCACGAACGGGGCCGCCCGGGAGGCCGACGGCGCCTCGGGCAACGTACTCGTCGGATACGGCACCGCCGCGGCGCCCGCCCGGCGCCGCCGGGTCGGCCCCACCAGGCCGACCGCCACCGTGCCGCGCACCGCCCCGGCCACCGGGACCCCCGGGACTCCTGGGCCCGCCCCCGTCGGCATCCCCGTGTCCGTGACCGCCGGACGGGACACCCCGGCCGCGCCCGGCACGGCACCCGCGCGGGGGGACGGCCCCGTCCCCGTGATCTCGCCGCTCGTGCGCAGGCTCGCCCGGGAGCACGGCATCGACCTCGCGGAGCTGGCCGGATCGGGCCCCGACGGCCTGATACTGCGCGCCGACGTGGAGTACGCGGCCCACGCCGCGCGCACACGCCCGCGTGCCGTGCCCGGCCAGGACCACGCCACGACCCCGGCCCCCCGCCCGTCGGCGGAGAGCTCCCCGGCCGACCGGTCCGTCCCCGCGGGCGGCGTCGTCCGTACCCCGCTGAAGGGCGTACGGGGCGCCGTCGCCGACAAGCTGGCCCGCAGCCGCCGGGAGATACCCGAGGCGACCGTCTGGGTCGACGCCGACGCCACCGAGCTGATGCGCGCGCGGACCGCGATGAACGCCGGGACCGGCCCGCGGGTCTCGCTCCTCGCGCTCCTCGCCCGGATCTGCGCCGCGGGCCTCAAGCGGTACCCCGAGCTGAACTCCACGGTCGACACGGCAGCCCGGGAGATCGTCCGGTTCGACGCCCTGCACCTCGGATTCGCGGCCCAGACCCCGCGCGGTCTGGTGGTGCCCGTCGTCAAGGACGCCCATACCCGCGACGCCGAGTCGCTGTCCGCCGAGTTCGCCCGGCTCACCGACGCGGCCCGCGAAGGCCGCCTCACCCCCGCGGAACTCACCGGCGGCACCTTCACGCTCAACAACTACGGCGTCTTCGGTGTCGACGGCTCCACCCCGATCATCAACCACCCCGAGGCCGCCATGCTCGGCGTCGGCCGGATCATCCCGAGGCCCTGGGTCCACGAAGGAGAGCTCGCGGTCCGCCAGGTCGTCGAGCTGACCCTGACCTTCGACCACCGGGTGTGCGACGGCGGGGTCGCGGGCGGCTTCCTGCGGTACGTCGCGGACTGCGTGGAACAACCGGCGGTGCTGCTGCGCACCCTCTGA
- a CDS encoding alpha-ketoacid dehydrogenase subunit beta — protein sequence MSTTVAAKPATMAQALGRALRDAMADDPAVHVMGEDVGTLGGVFRITDGLAAEFGDERCADTPLAEAGILGAAVGMAMYGLRPVVEMQFDAFAYPAFEQLVSHVARMRNRTRGAMPLPITVRVPYGGGIGGVEHHSDSSEAYYLATPGLHVVTPATVADAYGLLRAAIASDDPVVFLEPKRLYWSKADWNPDHPLSVEPIGRAVVRRTGRSATLLTYGPSVPVCLEAAEAATAEGWDLEVVDLRSLVPFDDETVCASVRRTGRAVVVHEAGGFGGPGGEIAARVTERCFHYLEAPVLRVAGFDIPYPPPMLERHHLPGVDRILDAVARLQWEADS from the coding sequence ATGAGCACCACCGTCGCCGCCAAACCCGCGACCATGGCCCAGGCCCTGGGCCGCGCCCTGCGGGACGCCATGGCCGACGACCCGGCCGTGCATGTCATGGGCGAGGACGTCGGCACCCTCGGCGGGGTCTTCCGGATCACCGACGGGCTCGCCGCGGAGTTCGGCGACGAGCGCTGCGCGGACACCCCGCTCGCGGAGGCCGGCATCCTCGGCGCGGCCGTCGGCATGGCCATGTACGGGCTGCGGCCCGTCGTGGAGATGCAGTTCGACGCGTTCGCCTACCCCGCCTTCGAGCAGCTCGTCTCCCATGTGGCCCGGATGCGCAACCGCACCAGGGGCGCCATGCCCCTGCCGATCACCGTGCGCGTGCCCTACGGCGGCGGCATCGGCGGGGTCGAGCACCACAGCGACTCCTCCGAGGCGTACTACCTGGCCACACCCGGTCTGCATGTCGTCACCCCGGCGACCGTCGCCGACGCCTACGGGCTGCTGCGCGCGGCCATCGCCTCCGACGACCCCGTGGTCTTCCTCGAACCGAAGCGGCTGTACTGGTCGAAGGCCGACTGGAACCCGGACCACCCGCTGTCCGTTGAACCCATCGGACGCGCGGTGGTGCGGCGGACAGGCCGCAGCGCCACGCTTCTGACGTACGGGCCGTCCGTCCCCGTCTGCCTGGAGGCGGCCGAGGCGGCGACGGCCGAAGGGTGGGACCTGGAGGTGGTGGATCTGCGCTCGCTGGTGCCTTTCGACGACGAGACCGTCTGCGCCTCGGTGCGCAGGACCGGCCGCGCCGTCGTCGTCCACGAGGCGGGCGGCTTCGGCGGACCGGGTGGCGAGATCGCCGCCCGGGTCACCGAGCGCTGTTTCCATTACCTTGAGGCTCCAGTACTGCGCGTGGCCGGGTTCGACATCCCGTATCCGCCGCCGATGCTCGAAAGGCACCACCTTCCGGGCGTCGACCGGATCCTGGACGCCGTGGCCCGGCTTCAGTGGGAGGCGGATAGCTGA